A window of the Cystobacter fuscus genome harbors these coding sequences:
- a CDS encoding membrane dipeptidase: MMKMLRLALMGWVLCSTSQALAAPYWGTFQSDACTGLGQRQKSSVLWGIPSGTSWESACANTGATIDGRWYARPNRCVRTSTNMWGEFDVPDSSCNPNWSTFKQDRCTDSGRRQYSAQLMNIPPNTSWENACQASGATVAGYTFLRPTRCVNKGTSGMWGEFEVNDTTCNPVTECNSSLPAGTFSKPGNTGSVSCEAFCANRDANWGQRGTCVKGLVTSGPHAGTCLACTDVASEQGDTGVTCTCKAPAKGFADLHAHPFANLAFGGQAFFGKAYGPLSTALPWCDSVHGPGGTRDSFGSIMATLGYGTGGAGHLVGGYPQYDGWPRWNSYTHQSMYEDWLYRSVQGGLRLMVMLAVNNQDIFGFPIYATKAPGRTGEDMEAVELQIAEAYAMQGYLDNKAGGAGRGWFRIVKSPAEARTVIAQGKLAVVLGAEVDYLFDCRRNGSCTSAYVEERLDHYQAMGLRHLFPVHFKQNAFAGSALTSIATEGDSRDCKQEGYVYKRDIAKDPICGAQGLTALGRTLVQGMMRRKMLIDIDHMSKLAFDDTLGMVEPYGYPVVSGHTTLFETARGNKRHEGSLKSEQLQRIRQVGGMVSLILDQGNRDEIPTWRGAGQPVVEHQCGSTSQSWAQAYLYVTKELSGVSIGFGSDFNGFAGMPSPRFGAEACHGGSSAAQVARTSYPLSIAVENSVTKLERSVVGNKVFDINEDGVAHAGMMPDFIADLRRQGLRSQDLEPLMNSAEGYIQVWERAEAIGATVP, translated from the coding sequence ATGATGAAGATGCTTCGCCTTGCCCTGATGGGGTGGGTGCTGTGTTCCACCTCACAAGCACTCGCCGCTCCTTATTGGGGAACCTTCCAGTCGGACGCCTGTACGGGTCTCGGCCAGCGTCAGAAGTCCTCCGTCCTCTGGGGCATTCCCTCGGGGACCTCGTGGGAGTCCGCCTGCGCGAACACGGGCGCCACCATTGATGGGCGCTGGTACGCACGGCCGAACCGCTGCGTGAGGACCAGCACCAACATGTGGGGCGAGTTCGACGTGCCCGACAGCTCGTGCAATCCCAACTGGAGCACCTTCAAACAGGATCGCTGCACCGACTCGGGCCGGCGCCAGTACTCGGCGCAGCTGATGAACATTCCTCCCAACACTTCCTGGGAGAACGCGTGCCAGGCCTCCGGCGCCACCGTGGCCGGCTACACCTTCCTGCGCCCTACGCGCTGCGTGAACAAGGGCACCTCCGGCATGTGGGGCGAGTTCGAGGTGAACGACACCACCTGCAACCCGGTGACGGAGTGCAACTCCTCCCTCCCGGCTGGTACCTTCTCCAAGCCCGGCAACACCGGCTCGGTGAGCTGTGAAGCCTTCTGCGCCAACCGTGACGCCAACTGGGGCCAGCGCGGCACGTGTGTGAAGGGGCTGGTCACCAGTGGCCCTCATGCGGGCACCTGCCTGGCCTGCACCGACGTCGCCTCCGAGCAGGGCGACACCGGCGTCACCTGCACCTGCAAGGCGCCCGCGAAGGGCTTCGCGGATCTCCATGCGCACCCGTTCGCCAACCTCGCTTTCGGCGGCCAGGCCTTCTTCGGCAAGGCCTATGGTCCCCTCAGCACCGCCCTGCCGTGGTGCGACAGTGTCCACGGGCCGGGGGGCACTCGGGACTCCTTCGGCAGCATCATGGCGACCCTCGGCTACGGCACGGGTGGGGCGGGCCATCTGGTGGGCGGCTATCCACAGTACGACGGCTGGCCCCGCTGGAACAGCTACACGCACCAGTCCATGTATGAGGATTGGCTCTATCGCTCCGTGCAGGGCGGCCTGCGGCTGATGGTGATGCTGGCCGTCAACAACCAGGACATCTTCGGCTTCCCCATCTATGCCACCAAGGCGCCGGGCCGCACGGGAGAGGACATGGAGGCGGTGGAGCTCCAGATCGCCGAGGCCTACGCCATGCAGGGCTACCTCGACAACAAGGCGGGCGGCGCGGGGCGCGGCTGGTTCCGCATCGTGAAGTCTCCCGCGGAGGCCCGTACCGTCATCGCTCAGGGCAAGCTGGCGGTGGTGCTGGGCGCCGAGGTGGACTACCTCTTCGACTGTCGCCGCAACGGCTCGTGCACGAGCGCGTATGTGGAGGAGCGGCTGGACCATTACCAGGCCATGGGCCTGCGCCACCTCTTCCCCGTCCACTTCAAGCAGAACGCGTTCGCGGGCTCGGCGCTCACCAGTATCGCGACCGAGGGAGACTCTCGCGACTGCAAGCAGGAGGGCTACGTCTACAAGCGAGACATCGCCAAGGATCCCATCTGTGGCGCGCAGGGGCTCACGGCCCTGGGCCGCACGCTGGTGCAGGGGATGATGCGCCGGAAGATGCTGATCGACATCGACCACATGTCGAAGCTGGCCTTCGATGACACGCTGGGGATGGTGGAGCCCTACGGCTACCCGGTGGTGAGCGGCCACACCACGCTGTTCGAGACGGCCCGCGGCAACAAGCGCCACGAGGGCAGCCTCAAGTCGGAGCAGCTCCAGCGCATCCGCCAGGTGGGCGGCATGGTGTCGCTCATCCTGGACCAGGGCAATCGCGACGAGATTCCCACCTGGCGCGGCGCGGGTCAGCCGGTGGTGGAGCACCAGTGCGGCAGCACCTCGCAGAGCTGGGCCCAGGCGTACCTCTATGTGACGAAGGAGCTGAGCGGGGTGTCAATCGGCTTCGGCTCGGACTTCAACGGCTTCGCTGGCATGCCGAGCCCCCGCTTTGGCGCTGAGGCGTGCCACGGCGGCAGCTCCGCCGCGCAGGTGGCGCGCACGAGCTACCCGCTGAGCATCGCCGTGGAGAACAGCGTCACGAAGCTGGAGCGCAGCGTGGTGGGCAACAAGGTGTTCGACATCAACGAGGATGGCGTGGCCCACGCGGGCATGATGCCGGACTTCATCGCGGATCTCCGCCGCCAGGGCCTGCGCAGCCAGGATCTGGAGCCGCTGATGAATTCCGCCGAGGGCTACATCCAGGTCTGGGAGCGCGCCGAGGCCATTGGCGCCACCGTGCCGTAA